The Populus trichocarpa isolate Nisqually-1 chromosome 18, P.trichocarpa_v4.1, whole genome shotgun sequence genomic interval aaaccgaaccaaactgaaaatgatcacccctagatATAAAAGgtaatataggtttttttttaccaaggtTCAACAATCATTGTCAAATCATGTGGGGGTAAATTATCAGGTATACAAGctacttttatatattatttttacatgaaaaacttAATGTGTATGTTGAAAAGCCCATgcaaatatctaattaaataaattaataactatttatataatttttagttttatatgttactgttaaaaatttaattttttaaaagtaaattcaaattcaaattttgaaaaaaaccgccaacatttaaaagtaatataaatgtAAAGGAAGCTGACATTCAATGTCTAGCAATTTTGTAGTTTCCATAcatgtgaattaataataagaatTGTCTTCTACCTGTtctaacattaatttaattatacaattaatcTAATCACTTGGTTTAGTTGtatttttaacaagaaaaaatataattaacctcaaattaaaacaggcaatcaaaaataaatttaagatatgtccctccatgtttttatcaatatcagctACCATCGttactttcttttaattttgtcaaagataacaatataaataaaaattatcttccttaacccatataaaaaacataaaataacaaagaaataaaaatcattacaaatagcaaattaacaacaaaaggtcTCAAGAATCAAgagatgcaaaagaaaaaatagaaaatgtcTTTAAGCAAATATACCTTTTGATTTCAGCTAATTAACATAatcgatgttattaattaaccgAAGGacaattgattcttgtttttctaaattagaGAGAAGGGTGATGCACAATGCAAGGTTTTTAAATTTGCACGTAAAGTTTTCTTCCTTCTATTTtgcttaaatgttgttttcttccttctgcttttaaatgaaaaaaattaacgtTGGCCAACGGATACAAAATAAATACGTTGGCCAACAGATATAAACCAACTGAGAAAAAAACGATAGCCAGCACTGTTATTTACATTTGCCTTTTGCTACAGAGAAATGTAGGAATAACAATTACTGTGTTCAACAGCTATTTTAGCTGTCAATTTAGCTTCCCGGTTGGAGCGcatagaaacaaacaaaaaagctacacgtacaatatttttcttttgcccGTCCTTTTAGCTTCTCGgttggagattttttttattttggattcaagGAAACCCCACCACCCGGAAAGCGTACTTTGTGGgcccaggtgagcgagtaaaaccccggctgtcccaagcttttacaagaggtgcacgccctaattcgaactcgagacctgttGTACAGATCTCAAGCCTTTTGCCATCACGCTACGCTCTTTGGGACCTTCTCGGTTAGAGATGCTATTAGCATTTCTAATTATTAATAGTTTTGGGATTAAATCATGTTATAATTTCTCATACGtcataaaaaagaacaattcaTCCAATTTAAACTCCTCTCAGGTGGAATCTAAACCATATTTCTTTAAACAATTAATGACTTTGAAAGTTTGCCATGACAAGTCTTGCTGCTACGATGAACATCTAGTTTTAGCTATTTCCCAGTCTTGAATGGTCTATTTCTACAGTACTACGAGTATATGCTCTTGATTTTTGCATCCCTAGCCAAGTAATATAGGCTCGCTTTTACACTTGTTTGTTTTCACATCCCAGTGATTCTCCACTCTCTTACCCCTTCATATCCTGATAAAACTTTGTATGCTTACTGCCTTCTTTCGACTGCTTTTGGGAAACAAATTATATGAACTTGTGATTTGCTTGTAATGATCATTAAGGTGAAGGTACATTGTAACTTCCACAGCTTGGATATTTGGGCAAGAAAACTGTATGGAAGTTAAGAAGACTTCGTGGTAGAAATCTTGCGAGTATGATACGATTAATGCCATTATTCATGGCCATCACCTTTACAGCAGAATCCAAATTATTGCAGTAACTTGAAAGCGAATGATTTATATGTTTGGTCTAAATGCATTAACGATATTCTGAAGGGAAGCGCTGTGCACACACTTTCTTCAGGCTTCTAGGTTGATCAGCCCATGCATATGAATCATGATGGTTCTGGGTTTTGCTGGGGGtagtttattttggtttaaggGTTTAGACAGTCTCCTCTTTCAACAGAGATGCCAACTTCCAACAACGATATTTAaccatattatattatattagattAAACATAAAGTAACTGCAATCGTTGCCAGCAGGTATTaatcctctctttctcttctaagCGAGAGAAAGAGGCATGGCTCAATTTTGAGAATGCCACTACTATGGCTGCTAAACTAAAAGAAATGTAACGAGcaacaaatcaataaatgaaAGATGCAAATACCTACATGCATAACTTCCATAGCCATCGATCTTCCTAAGGAATTAATCACTTGCTGCTAAAAAGTAGATTTGAAAACAGTTTCCTTTTATCTGATTTGGATTTAGGGATGGCCAGAGGCTTTCCAAAAGAATGATTGACGGGGGCAGTTGAGTAGCTGCGAGGGAAAGCACTGGGTTCTGCCTTCGATTGGCCGGGATCTGTCATGCTGAGTACAACTCTCGCACTCTGGCATGGCCTTAGTTCCTTGTAGTCTACCTTGTCCTCTTTCAAGAAGTATTTATCTTCCCATACCACTCCCGATGAGCCCTGCCTCCTAAAAGCTGTCGACCTTTGCAGAGTTGCCATGTCCTTAATTAGTTCTTGATTGCTCTTATTATTGTACGTGGATTGGGAGATTGTGATACGATAATAGTTGCTGTCTCTTAAGCATATATAGCAGATGGCGGCAGAgagaattaatttgaagttaagaATTACAAGTAAATAAGCCATAGGATGGGATCCAAGGAGGGGAAAGCATTTTGCCATGCCGACGACTAACAAAAAGAGTACAAATCTTGTTTGAAAACACCCTTGTCCAAAGCTATTGTTTTACCAAGATGGAGACCGAACAATTTTCACTAGAAACAGCATAAGCTCTACGATATTGTCGAGGGAAATTTTGTAGCTATTCTTGAATTCTGTCGAATCAAATACTGGAGGACATTTTCTAAGCTTACAAGACAAGCCGCAGTGGAAAATCCACTTACCTACACAATTTATCAAAGCTTGACACAACTGCCAAAATTTGGTATTCTTTgtgtattttcattttgttgaaGCCAAAGGATTAGATGTTCTTATATTTGGCATAAGAAATCTAGTAGATAGTTTTCTCCCATTTTAGGAAGGTTAGGTGAGAAAGTAGGTATTCATTGGTGCATGACGAAGAGTTGAGATTTGAGATGTATGACGTATTTGGTATTGCggttaaaataatttgtttaaaatttaatattatttttaattattttaatatgttgatgtttaaaataaaattttaaaaataaaaatattttaatatatttatgagaaaaaaacattttaaaatacatcatatattacactctcaaacaaacacataataaattaagttcagtttaattttttatgcacCCGTGCTCATTTCATTAACCCATAACCTTCACTCGTATCTAAACCACTACTATGTGGTTGGATCGGTGTACctgaaataactttttttaaaaaaaattatctttctaaATTTCTTTATAACCCCTCACAAAATTATATCCTAATAAACTAccaataatcttatttttctaaattatatttaaaaattaatattacatatgattataaaattaaaattttatcataatcTCTAATGTTTTGAGTGCAGTAACTCTTTCCTTCTTAGAGAAATTGCATTGATTTGAAGTCAATgtcaattttaaatataaaaatatccatGACTTGATTTTCTTCCCCCCTCCCTgcctctttctcctctctcttccttcttcttcttcctctcctttCTTCCCCTCCGTCATTAGAGGCCATCACCCTCAcgctattaaaattaaaatctactACTTTAATTTTCTCTAGGCATTGTGGTGCTTGAATGGAAGGATGAGAAACAGACGACGATAGCTACAAGATTGAAGAGAACTCTCTCTTTCACTGCTGATTGTGTGGAAGTAGCAGGAATTGATTTGTGTGCTATCGCTACAATACTTTGAAGGTGCCACTATTAGCAATAAAGACAGATCGCTACCAGCCCAATTACACAGCAAACCCATGAAAAACACAGAATTTCTCATCAACACATGATTTAAAGGATTCTCATCTTCTTACAAGAAATGTTCTACGTACAGCCTTCCTAAGCTTATGTTATGTAGAGATTTTCTTTCCATGTTTTATTGCCCCCATTCCTGCTAATACATGTTAAGACTTGTCAATTTGGGATCTGGAAAACTTACCAGCAACTTTGTAACTGCCTGTCAAACTTGCACGTCAAATTTCCATAAACCACGTAGCAGCTTGTGTTgtctatgataataaccacatGAATCTTAGTTTTCAGAAAGGATTACATATGGAAAAGAGCAAGAGcttgaaaaaaacatggaaaagatCAAAAGCTTGATGCATTAAGTATCTTCCCTCACATGCCATTCCCAGATACATTACAAATTTACAGAGTTTTTCAACTTGAAGATACAGTTTCAGTAACAGACCTTTGAAATGCGCGTCGATGTTCAGGAACACTGTCTTCAGCACGTTTATCTTCAAACCATTCCACCACTCTTTTCCGAGGCAGGTTTGTGACGTACAATGTTGCTAATCATTGAATTCTGCGTTGTTTATATACACGAACGGCACAAGGAACCAGAATTTCCCTAAATCGATACAGCTTCTCAATAAAAACCTCATCCTCTTGTTTTTCTCCAGGTAGTTCATTAAATCATGAAATGATCATAAATATGAGTAGGAAACTAATCTAGAAAGAGTTTAGAGCAAGGTTTCATAATAATTGATATCCTCAATTAAGATAAGGGTTTGAGTATTGACAACACGCACATCATGTAACCTTATTGGAGGCTAAAACCGTCTCCAAACTCTCTGGAAAACCATAATTCTGTTTGGTTGTGTAATGAGATTTTTCACATGTACATCACATAGATTATAAAAGCCATTTACTAAAATTGATTAGCAATTTatataacttaaactattaattCCACATTTTTCATAGCACAAAAAATGCAATATCCGCTCGGACAACTTTTTTCACAAGAGAGAAGGTAGAGAAAACTAGACTTACAGTGGGTCTCCTAGTTCTTCTATAGACTCTTTCGGGAGTGTCAGCATGGACTTTCTTCAGTCTCTTTCGAGCAAACCAGCTGCCCTGCATAACATGAATTGGCACTTTCACCTCAGCCCAGTGACATTCACGTTTCCAGTTTCTTCAGGAACAATTTCAATTGGTAAAGTTTCCAGCATCACCAGTGTAGGTGCAGGTTCATCAGGCAAGGCGGCACTCATCATAACAAGATTTAGAGGAGTGTCACGAAGCAAGTCAAGAACAGCAGCCCTATCAAGACAAAGCTCCGCAGCTAGACTTTTAACctgcaaaacaaaagaagaagagatataGAAACCAGAAATATTCACAGATGTCCCTTTATTTTGTAGTTTGTTGAAACAACATTGCTGTCATGACACGCACACTGTTTTTGCAGTGCCCAGTTTTCAAAGCTCGTGCGAGTCTCCGAGGTTGCCGATTATTAAGACTATCATTGATTTCTTaaattcactttttaaaaaattatttttaaaattatttttatctttgtttgctattagaaatgattaacgaaaaacacttttcaatcaaagaaaaatttagcttagttttcaggaaaatattttcctagaaaatttggacggaaaacactttttcaaaattatgaaaaatttagaaatatcatattatttgctgattatattaaatttgattctcaaacttttgattgctatatatattttgttttgaatatttatttttcaatttcatctcttaaaatttattttttatattaactttggtcctcatttttataattgttatttgatttttccttattatttttttattgaaattttttatgtatcaaatttggttctcattcttttgattgtgacttattttatttgaaataatttatgagattttaattattattattttaatttctttatctttcattttttttattttttagatttgatctctgttattttgattattatttattttatttgagataatttatgaaattatattttttttcaatttcattctcattcaactttttaatttgtaagatttgttccttattgttttaataaacttgagaaaaataaaacattaataagttattttccagctcattttctatgacataaccaaacactgaaaaatattttccaatttattttctattatactgccaaatatcagaaaataatttatttttccagaattcacttttcaaaaaaaaaaaaatttccaacaaataaaCAGTGCCTCAAACTAGTTTTCTCCACGTTCCTtctccttcatttttttcaataacgCTTTCACCATGACCCTTTTCAATCTTATTATCTATCATACAGTGAAAAATCTCAAATGGgctaacaaaaaattcaattttaaacaaatgggtcatcaaaattttcatttttcccGGCCATTTCACTTAattattactaatattttaAGCTggccttctttttctttgaagagGAAGTGAATGCAGAGTTGTTGTTTCGACGGGGGGAGAGAGTGAGAGCGGAGGAGGCGAGAGAGTGACGTGGCTGAAGGAAGTTGGATGGCATGAGATGGACCCGGTCACTTGTGTGTCTATGTTAAGCTTTCAAGTGCCTTTTAGGCATTTGAATAAAGCGAACGCCATTTCTGCTATCTCAAGTTCTCAACTCTCCTGCAGCAGCAGAGGTAAATttgctgtttttgtttttttattttaaaaatattttaaaaaaaaataattttttttaatatttttattttaaattaatattttttttgttatttttgatatgctcgtattaaaaataatttttaaaaataaaaatttttattttaatgtatttttaaataaaaaacattttaaaaaataactgctaccacactttcaaacaccttctaaatctaataaatatcttttgaatttatattaattatataatgctggaaaaatcattataatttattttttttattttataaaaataaaaattatttgttcttgCCAACaagaaataacttttaaaataaaataaataaaaatatataaaataaaaagaatagttatggttaaatatttagatatatatatatatatatatatatatattttttattataatgattagttttttattttaaaatttaattaactttaacaaaaaaatttcaatttatccattattttttaaaaaattttattttattaaacataaataatatattttttatttaataaaaaaattatagtactaaaaatcatatttataaagttagcatctttattttaaaaaaaaaaaattaatttaaaacactaACCATAACATATGCTGATCACCTAAGTAATTTCtacactaaaatataaaaaaataatgaatttatgatttaaaatggtgtttgaaaatatacaatttacttgaaaatatatgaatataatatattttttaatttttttaaaattatttttaatattattatattaaaataattaaaaaaaaaatcaccaaaaacgATTCGAGTAGCAAAATCAATAGGGCATAAAGAAAGACTTGCGAGGTCAAGTAGAGCTCTCTCTCATAATGCATTGAGAGTTGGAAAATTGAGCCATTGACTAGCAGAAATCTAGTAGAAAATTGAGCTAGCTACCTCCTCAAGGGCTTGAGTCAAGAGTTCCAGGTACGCAAGTAGGATCTCACCCCACTTTGTAGGTAAGGAAGATTGGTGTGCATAATTGTGCTTTGGCTTTTcctttatatttgaagattagaTCTGTATCTTGTTATGTATGCCTTCaagatgttttcttttccttgtgcTGATACTCGACTTGACCATTCATGGTTCTGGAAAAAGTAAAGTTATGCACAGCAGAAAGTTTCCCTCAGCATAACTGTTATTTACTATTACTCCCACCTTGTCAATTTACTGGATTTTCCTTACAGGCCCTGAAAGAGTAAACATTAATGTCGAGAGATAACGGAATATTTAGCTGTTCTTTCTTAATTTACCTGCAGATTTACAAGTGAAGGTTTTGTTCATTGTGTTGCCAGTGGTCATAGTCCTCTGCTTCGATTACAAGTGTGGAAATTGTTGAAGCAGTGAGGTGAATTGATGGCAGAAATAACCAATGATACTTTGGTCAATATCGACGAACTAGCAGCTTCAATGAGAGGGGAGTTAGACAGCTTGCCTGTTCTGTCCTCAAAGTGTTGCATCTACACAGTTCCTAAGCGACTGCATCATTTGAACGAAAAGGCTTACACTCCTCAACTGGTCTCAATTGGGCCACTGCACCATGGCAAACCAGAACTAAGACCGATGGAAGAGCATAAAAAGAGGTACcttcaagattttcttcaaaGGACAAAGTTGAGTCTGGTGGATTATCTTAAAGTCATagagaaaaatgagaaaaaactaCGAGATTGTTATGCGGAAACCATAGAATTTAGCAGTGATGAGTTCATAAAAATGATTCTAGTGGATGCTGCCTTCATCATTGAAGTCTTGTTGAGGTATCATTTCAAACCAATgcgaaaggaaaaggaaaatgatcgaGTATATAATAAACCATGGGCGATACAAGATATAAGGAAAGATATGTGGTTACTTGAAAATCAGCTTCCTTTCTTTATTCTGGAGGATCTTTTTGATCCTGCAAGAATAACCTTGCCGTCTGGCAAAAATCAAATGCTTTCAATCACCAAGCTTGCCTATGAGTTCTCAAAAGATTTGTGGGACTTGGAGGAAATGGAGGAAAAATCTCAGAAAAACAAATCCCCTAAAGTACAACATCTAGTTGACTTTTTGTGGATTTGCCATCAACCTCCTCAGTCGAAATCCAAGAAGAAACTTAAAACTCTGGGCATACCTAGTGCAACAGAGCTCCATCAGGCTGGGGTCAAGTTCAAGCTGGGGTCAAGCAAAAACTTATTTGACATAAAATTCAAGAATGGGATTTTGGAGATACCCAGATTGGAAATAGTCGGTGCGACAGAGCTGTTATTCAGAAATCTGCTGGCATTTGAGCAATGCCATTGTTCTAAGAACTACATAAATGACTATGTCATCATTATCAATCACCTTGTCAACACGGCTAAGGATGTGGAATTACTTGTTAAAGATGGAATTGTTGAGAACTGGCTCTGGGATGATGAAGGGATGTCAGCTCTTTTTCATGGCCTTGTCAAAGAGACTTTTGTCATCGTCGACCATTTCTATTTTTCTGGTCTGGTTGAAGAGCTGAATGCATACTGCAGAAAACCTTGGCACAAGTGGCAGGCAACCTTAAAACAACACTATTTCAATAATCCATGGTCCATCATTTCATTTATCGCTGCTGTCATTCTACTTGTACTCACTACTATACAAGCAGTGTGTTCTATTTTGTCAGTGTAGGTACTACCAAACTGATTTTCATAGTGTTTTAAGTTGCTTTGAGTTGAGCAGACTGCGAGGCTTTACCTTGTGATTGCAGTCTCTATTCTGTTGTCAATGTTCATTTTGTCTAATGACTCTGTTTCTGTAACACTGCAATCAACTAGCTCAATGTGTTGTCAGTAATGATCCAAGTAGTTTTTGCATGATCTAGAAGGAATTCTGAATATGAACAGaataaaaaacacgaaaaaaaaacaatattttcgtAGATTAAAAAGCTGAAGATCACCCTCTTATTCTATTGTGTTAGCGCGTGTCAAATATAGTTTTATCCGTTCCTTCTACAGTCACAAGAGCAATTGCTTGAGATTTACACCTGCaggtgaaagaaaaaacacccTCTAATACTATTGTGTTAGTGCTTGTCAAAAAACACTTCAACTTAAAATCTTAAGTTATTATGCGAGAtttcaacaataattttatattactctctaatAGTCTTTTCAACTAACAGAGGCATATGGCAGAAAAAAGAAACTTGATAAGAACCTGACTTTGAACAGAGCACTGATGCTTAATATGTtgtcagaaaaaaagaaacattttttcATACCATTCCAAAGGTAAAACCTCTTATAGGGTTTCACCTGATGAGTGATATAACATCAAATTCAGATGCATAGCCCCATTTCTCTTGGACTCAACGCACTTTGCACCATCGACAAACTTCTGTCACTCTTATACATTCACCGCTAAATATTGACTTCTTTCAACTAGTTCTTCATATTTATCTCCAAAATTAAGTCTTTTATACCCGAGACTTTCATTGAGACATTTCATCGAACATCTAGTGGGCCTTAAAATCCAACAAGAGAAATGGACGATTAACTAATCGTGAACTATCATGTGCTaaagaaacactaaaatatgatgaaattagCGGTGAAGAAACAGCTTAGAAACTTGAACTAAATTTGATGTTGCTTGTTTTGAATCAAATGGCGGTTGTGAAAGATTTTGCCTGATTTCTtcggaattgaaaaatatgggCCGTTTTATATTACGGATGTTTTCTATTCCAGCCCATCTGGGTTCGTAATTCCATGATGGGCCAAATATTGCCCTGAATGGCGCAGGTATTGGCCCATGATCTTGATATGCCAATTCGTGAATATTTACGGATtccacttttatatatattagtgagATTGTGATacttaaataatttgatttgaaaatatagtgGAAAGagcatttaaataaaactaagaatttattttattttattttatttatttatttaaaagcaAACTCTAAATTCTATCATTTCGTCTAGGAATTCTACTATTTTCCCCATCTTTTAGCACGTGGGTAATTTGGGCATGAACTCCTAGAGAAGTAGTTATatttaatgatttataaaataataatttcgaTGACAATTTATCATCATGTGGCATCCTGAGATAACTTGCATGCACAAATGGATTGATGTGAAAATGTgtgtaattaagttttttttttttaaaaaaatactaaagctAGTAGGGTATCTTTGTATTAGTTTTCACATCAatcaattgatatttaattCATCTCTAtgatattatttgattattttcttagaatataaaaatattttatttgattattgtctTAGAATAGAAAATTAAGACAAGACAACAACAAggctataaatgaaaaaaatattttattttgtataaagaCAAGATAtgtaatcaaaatataaaaaaaattattgctaagaaaataatataataaaattataatttactcaatcattaaattatttatttaaatatatttaattttaaaataaataattaaaccaattatttatcaaataaaatatttgcatcAACATAAAGTTAACATCTAGTATCAATAGAAATATAAGATAATAATTTCATcacaaatacatatttttagtaATCATTCAATATCCTCTTCATCATCAAATCCAATTTCTTTGAAAACATGACCAAATTTTATTTCTCTACATTATGCAtggtttaattattatattaatttttaaataatgatattcattttctttcataatctaaataataatttggTTTTATCTCTACGCCACCTCTTTATCCTTCCTTTctagataaacaaaaaattagctaaaaattatttatgaaataaagttaaatttttttttatccaattaaatacatttttatcccaaccatctttatctttttattatgagAAAATAATCAAACGATATCTATCATATATGCCGCACGTGTGCAGCGTCGCGgcgaaaacatccaccctcaaaATTGTTATTTGATGTGTAAAAATATGGCAAA includes:
- the LOC7459018 gene encoding UPF0481 protein At3g47200; this translates as MAEITNDTLVNIDELAASMRGELDSLPVLSSKCCIYTVPKRLHHLNEKAYTPQLVSIGPLHHGKPELRPMEEHKKRYLQDFLQRTKLSLVDYLKVIEKNEKKLRDCYAETIEFSSDEFIKMILVDAAFIIEVLLRYHFKPMRKEKENDRVYNKPWAIQDIRKDMWLLENQLPFFILEDLFDPARITLPSGKNQMLSITKLAYEFSKDLWDLEEMEEKSQKNKSPKVQHLVDFLWICHQPPQSKSKKKLKTLGIPSATELHQAGVKFKLGSSKNLFDIKFKNGILEIPRLEIVGATELLFRNLLAFEQCHCSKNYINDYVIIINHLVNTAKDVELLVKDGIVENWLWDDEGMSALFHGLVKETFVIVDHFYFSGLVEELNAYCRKPWHKWQATLKQHYFNNPWSIISFIAAVILLVLTTIQAVCSILSV
- the LOC7462979 gene encoding protein OVEREXPRESSOR OF CATIONIC PEROXIDASE 3-like — its product is MALNNRQPRRLARALKTGHCKNSVKSLAAELCLDRAAVLDLLRDTPLNLVMMSAALPDEPAPTLVMLETLPIEIVPEETGNVNVTGLR